The DNA region GCTGTCAGGTTTGTGGCATTCTCCAATGAGTAAGGAAGAAGACAAGGATACAATGGTAGGAGAATAATTAAAGGTGatttagttttgttttttgccgAAAACCGATTAATCTCATTCGttggatttttatttgatttttatttagcaATCACTTTCCAAGTATGAATTTTAAATGTAGCATAATAAGATTTAGAGtgatcatgtatatatatgtatataatataatgttatCATAATACTAAATATGATGGCCCGCATTGCATAAAATCTactctttctttttatcttcatattagattgaaatgaaatgtttatattatttcttcttttaccaAACATCTGTGATCAATAATATACAGACTTTTATACTTGTAACgtctatgaaaaaataaaagttggaTTTCACACAAAACGGTCCAGTGATTCAATTTACCTACAGGCAACTATTCAATTGaatatcttgttttttttttcttttttttataatattttgaaattttctttttttttttcttttttaatacatactttttttttaacttgtctGCGCCAACTCAACTTCAGAGGCGTATTCATTATCAAGAATTCTTTAAGTGTTAATGTATTGGGAGTTATCAAATAATCATACttaaaatctaaaataaaGTTGATTACTtctaataaaatgaattgtaaACTAATAcctagaatgaataaaatactcAACAATATGCTTGCAGTGTCCACAACATACAATAATTGCAATGAGTTCTGCAGATATATCTTAGCCAATGCTTTGCACCTAATACAAATCACAAGATTGCATTACTTTCTGGTGATCTGTACGTAAATTATCGATTGATGGCGTCTATCAAAAGGCTTACCAAGTAACATTCAGGGAAGTGAGGAATGGTATTACATACGTCTTCACACAAACATGAAATAGTTGCCATTTGCTGAAAACTGTGTTCAAGTATTCAACACTtgcatatatgttatataaatCGTGTCGATTGCTAAGATCACAAAAATTGTGCgacatatttgaaaattggtaaTAATTCATCAGCATAAAGCGCAAAGTGCAAGTATTGGTATATTTTAACTGATTAGCTGCAtatgttgttaaaaaatttggtaaatcTCTGGTATTAATCACCTTCTAAGAACGAACGAAAAGTTGTTAATATTGCAATTTGATTgtatcagctgaaaaatgttgaagtaGCTAATGTATTATATCTTGTTTACTTACATgtaagaataacaataacaataacaataataataatatataatatatgattaatagtataataataaagtttcattaatattcggtgaaatgataaattataataactcCCAACCTGCCACGATTAACGCAAAGTTtaatcaataataaatttaatactGCTAGCTCATCAATCTTACCATAACGTTTCTAGGATGTTACGACATGTTAAATGAGAATGGTCAAGTGTTCAAGCAGCATTCAAGACGTGGGATATTTTGTGAGCGTATAATAATTGGATGTTTCATCATTATTAACATTGTTCAAGAGAATGATAATTtaacaatttgaatttctatCTTTGAAGCTCTAAGCATGACTATCTTTGTTGTATACTTCAATTTCTTAAACTTAACTCATAGGTAACAGTATACATGTTGGTAGAAGGCTACAATAATTGAGCATTCACCAGTTTTGTAGCTGAACAATTTTAAATCGaaataacgaataaaattaaaattgctgCTTAGCAATTTTCCAGAAATATCAAGAAAATTGCAGCATATGGCGCGGGCAGCAAACGAAAAACATTAATATAACAAATTAtaacgaatttttctttctcttttcaattCCCTGCAATTGACTCCAACATGCCTTATCATTAATGAATAAAACTGGTacctgaaaattgaaaaaaaaagttgtaaattaaaatgaagTATCAAACTGTTCAATTAAATCCACATTGCAACGAATTTTTCTGTCACTTCCCAGCAAGTATTTGaactcgaaaaataaaattggctCCAAATTGTAGAATACTCAAGAAGAAACTAAAAACAGCAttagtttcaaaatattttgcaagagaaatatTCTAACATAATCAGGTACAAAGTTTGAATTCCTAATCCGAGTAccgaaaagtttgaaatatctTTGATAAGCATTTAGGTAAATTAACTAATGTATATAGAAGATAGTTAATAGATTACCAACATCAAATTTTACTTGCTGTagacatttgaaaaattctcactGCAGACACGTGGagtaaaattatagaaaaaaaatatttcatgaaaataaaaataatacatttcaACTTATCTGATCATGTATTAATAAAATACATGAAGAAGTTTGTTGTTTGCATTtgtttaaagaaataaaagaaataacacACGCTCAAAATGGGTACATCATGCTGTTTCATTATATTTCTAGTGTGAGCTTAAATTAGTAATTGTTTCGGAATCACAAGGCCTTCAATGCTTCTGCAATTGAAGTATTGAATCATGAAGTTCAATATACTTGACCtccattgaaaaattctgtcaatAAAATTCCCAGGAAGCACTCAAGTGGGCATGTTTAATGCATGAAACAAGAAACAATTCTCGTACGCAAACCCTGGTAAAAATTATGTTCTCAAACTCTAAGAAATatctacaaaattatttagaatttgaatatttctgtCAGTTTTCAGTTTTGCTGAAGAATTTCCGACAAATCACAATGATATACAGGAATTTTATGGTATAAATATCTCAATCTGTATCTAGAACAGAGATTTCGGTAGATGTATGAAAAACTATAACGTTTCTTGAAAATGTCTGTGAAGAGTTGGAATAATTCTAGTTTTATCGAAAGTATTCCTTTACACATATGtcccatttttttccactGGCATGTCAGAAAAATGAATCTTAACACTTTACTAAAAATGACTAATTCCTGTCAGAACTCGATCCCATTGTTTACTAATGCggtattgttaaaaaatatgcgGAAAAACCAgaattcaagttttttcataTGCGTGATGCAAAATGATGGtctcaaaaaatgagttttatcattttcaaaacgatTTAGTCAAAATTCGTCAGAAACTGGTAAACACAGagtctttcaaattttcaatagaaaataaaagtcCGCaagaatgttattttttttcataaattttctagCAATTTTTCGCAATCCCCCAAACATTATCATCAGAATGATTCTAAGTTTTCCTGCAGAAATAACACAGATGACTGTTTTATGATTGACCTAAAAGATGGTATAATGTTTCTGAGGAATTCCCAAGATTTTTCTTCACCAGATATGCATCGAACACACTCTTATTTGAATATACGTGAATGATAAATGTGCATTTTGATGTTCgttatcaatattataataatatatttatagtaaAACATTGTTCAGTTACCTTTGAGTTAGATTTaaaagtgaagtgaagtaGTTGGTGGATTACTCGATAGCATAGAGCATGTAAAGATTGCCAGAATCATTGCCGGGTGGCACGAGTGCATGGGTTGGTGGTAAGACTGTGAAGCCAAGGAACATGAAGGTTCGAACGAGCATTGCTGAAATGATAAATACACAATCATCATACGTAGGAACTATCCACTGCAATTACCGGACGTCAAAAACATGACGCATGCTTACCTCGATCGGAGCGATCCTTCCTCAGGCATACAACAACGTTGGTGCAGTTGAGAGTTTCTTCCGCATATTCGAGAAGAGAAACAAAGCCCTCTTTCGAACCCTCCGGAAGAAGACAGCTAGGAACTTGGATGTAGAGACAACCCTTCCACACGACTGTTTCCCACTTAACGCAAGTGCTTTCGGTCAATTGGAGCGCGAATGTTATGCGCATTGATTCATGCTTCTTTAATTCATTTAATAGTTCATTCtcctgaaaaattataatgctTGTCATTGAAAGATACGCAGTAGCACATTCAATTAGCGcaataaacattatttttatggCAACTGCGCCCAAATTTTTCTGAAggtattttggaaaattgtcttgacaaattcaaatatttcctGGAACCttagtataaatatatttcaatttctatgCAGAAAATTACTAAGAAAAATGGACCCTACCATCTAAATcaagagatggaaaaaaatgaaaaaccgatTGAAAATCTCCAGCAATGTTATTTGCGCCATTGATAGTGACTAAGAGTTAAATAATGTCTCTGATATATAATAGAAATGAATCTAAGTAAATTTGAGTAACGTAAACTAAGATGGCAACGATTTCAGAAAAGGTTTCATAATTGCAACATTCATAATGATTCGACaatggtgatttttttatccacattCTAATGTTTCTGCACAAATTTTCTATGCTGAGCAGAACTCTAAAAATTATCTGaacaatattaaagaaattttacagtaTAGTACAGTTAAAACCCATAAACGTAATTGTTAACAAATAGCTGTTGTACCTCACTTACGCAAACCCATTTTTATCGACTAAGGAGATAACTGTTCGCAAAAGTTTTCAGGTCATCTCTTAGAGATCTTTGAAGTGAACAAAATATACctaaaaacattaaaatcgGATCACAAACATCCGTGTCTAGGCATATTGAACATGCTTGTCACAGAACCTTTTCTCAAGTCATTTATATCATAGCCCATGTTATTCGAATTTGCCCAGAATCATTGCTATTACATAGTAAGGATGTCGTTTCATTGGTGTTTATTATCATCGATTCAAGTAACAATGTTGGAGATTTATTAATCAGAAATTCACTAATCAGAAATAATCAAAAGTACAAAAACTCCAagatttcgatattttcagtACAAAAGGAAGTCTGGAGAGAATTTGAGTTGTtccaagaaataaaatttttaccttaAACTCGACTCAATCGTAAATATTCTGAATGTTGAAAACCTGGAGTTTTATCAGATTTTCAATAGGAAATGAAAGTCTGTAAGAGTAGGAGAATTTTACATAAACTTTCTAGAATTTCTTAAAATTGCTCACAATCAGACATCATTGGAATAGTTTAAGCACTTCCACCAGAAATTATGTAGAATCTTTCTTGGTAGTCTTTAGAGATATGATAAATATCTGAGAAATTTCCGAAGTAAAAGTTGTacgaaatttctgaaaatttttttcactaggAAATTCCTTAAACTTTCCACTTTTTATAGAATTGAGAAACGGTATTTACTTGAACAATTTGGGAGCTCACAGAGAGCTGACTCTGCTTAATCCCCACGCCGCGGCTCTCTGTGTTGACTGTTGAGACAGACAAGGCGGCATGGGGCGCATCAGGACCACCACAGAGGCCCCACGCCCAGCGTTATACAGTagtgctgctgctgttggcGCATTCCCTCATACATGCCTTCCTCCATGTACTTGCTCGACATCCCGCTTTGTGGAGAACGAAATAGTAAAATAAAGAGTCATAATTAGGTGcatattcaaagaaaattcattcattataTGGGTCGATAATCActattaaattcaaattcgagaaaaaaataatcccgcaccggattttaaaaatataccaAGAGTAGGCATGTTGTCAGAGAAGAATGTAAACACTCCAAAGCCAAAAATAAGACCTCAGAGGTACATGGACTGCTGTGCTTTAAATAGCGTAGGTTGCACgagtatgtgtgtgtgtgtgttttttacCTAGTCATCCTGTATATCTCCTCTGTGTTCGTAAATGAGAGTTAAGAATTAAGAGAAGTTGATTTTATCTACGTGCGTAgtacaattcatttttctaagaTAAGCTAAtctagaaaataataaacacaGTTATGTAACTagctttaaaaattcttcacatCACAAAAAACATAAGTATTTAAAGTGACGAATGATAAATTgtgttataatatattgtaaacTAAATGAAATTAGATCAACAAATTACATATTAGAAGTTGTTCACTCAAGAtgtaaattatgtaaaatacaATCTATAATTTAAccaaataaatgtataaatgagCCAACAAGAAGTAGAACAAATTAAGGAACAGAGTTTCGTTACGTAAATCATGACCCAGATCAAAGAGGTTGTTATTTTTAAAGTAGAGATATGGAGGTATAAAATATGTCCTCTATAGAATTGTTGACATCGTTCGACTCCAAGTAGCCAAGAATATAAGCAGTATGTGTATTAGTAATGTTACACAATGTGTTCGTGAAGAAGCGGAATAGCTCTATTGCATGAgagcaaaaaagaagaaaaaatcagagCAATGTTTTGAACATAAAATGTAtcacacttttattttttgcgaCGTAAGTTTGCTACAAGGAATCGAATCAGCGATCAAATGCAATCTTTTTTGTGTACTTATTCGTGAAGCTGTGACTTAAAACAACGAAGGGTTAAACAGTTAGTTGTGCAAATTATACCAAACAAATACCACAGAAAAATCGGAACATTTGGGCGTTGGTTGCAGCTTCCTAATCGCCTCTGATACGAGTAGCGAGAATGCCATGCATTGACCATCATCATCAAAGATTTTTTGCCCAGGGAAAACCCGTTAAATTCACAATTAGAATTATATTCAGTTGTTTAATAGATGTTAGATATTGAGGCATGATCAACGTCACGCTCctgttaataaaaaattattcacctcGGCTTTGGAACCATTATGATTCAGTAAACGGgaggtttaaaaataatgttgATGCAATGATTACGATTGTTGATAGCTGCCGGGAAAGGGCGTTGCCGTTGACCGTTGTAGcgcgataattttttacaggtaATTTTGTTCagagaaataaacaatatcaaaCTGGCAAAAGCCAAACGTTTCCGAACAGCTTTGCTTTTCCTTTGGTTGTTCTCTGTGCCCAGTAAAAAATCAACTGATCATTACCAGGCCTTGCGTTCCAAATTTATAAGACTGAAACTGTACATAGCGTGAAAACATTGTTGAATGCCCAAGCCGTCATCATTGAGATGGGCAGGAAGCCAAATCTGACAATCGCGAGCAAAGTGAATTGACTTGTATAGTATCTCTAACTGTGAGAACATCGCAAAAAGTACTTGTTTTTAATCAGTTAAAGCACAACATTCTACCGTTGGTTATTGAGCATTTAAGGTTGAATGGGTTGCACTgtctgaatcaaaagttaggaaaaaaaagagaaaaaaaaaacgtttaaaaaatctccgTCAATGCTAATGACATATGCACCAATGATGGGATGAAGACTAATGATTCTGagcaaattcgaataacacaAGCTAAGCGATAtgaacagtttgaaaaaaagctTTATAATTACAATGTTCAAAATGCATAAACTCAGATGTCTTTCATGAGATTCCGATATCTTCAGGCTTATTTTGTTTACCGTATAGATAAATTCTAAAGATAGCCTGAACACAATGCCACTCATAGTCATCtctagaatgaataaatgcgggtgaagttagtaacgttaacgtaacgaaacatcaggGAAAGAATCATTGCTGCGCAATTTTAGAATGTCTTTCAAGAAGTTGACTTGACTttgcaaaatatgagtatatttCATTTATCACGGGGTTTACTAAGTTCTAGAAATTCTGAAAGGTGCGAAGTAATGATTTTTCCTGAAGTTGCaacgttacagtaacgttattaatttcatcctcaaatgaatgaatgtaGATTCGTATAGCTAAGACTGAATGGATGTTGAGTTCATAATTGTACTTGCATTTTGCGAATCAGATAATTTGTGGAGGTTTGGTCAGCAAGCGAAATGAgcccaaaaaaattcaaattaattgaaaaacaccagagtttaatcattttcaagaTACTAATTATAAAACCTTGCCTTAAACTGTTGATCGCTCAGCATCATTTCTATTACATATTACGATGTTTCATCTGTACTGACCATTACAGACACAAAGAACATTGCCAGAGATttctaaaacatttttttatacctaattTTTGATTCTGTTGGTTTATCCCATTCATCCATTAAGCTAAGCTTACAATGATATACTCCATAATTTAATTACCTAATACCATTTTATCTCAATACATTGAGTCATCAAATTCAAAGTTCAATAGCCATAGTACGAAGTGAATAACTTGCAGTGTTGCAGCTCTtacaaattcaatttatttgcaTACTGGGGAGGGTGCGATTAGTTTAAGAAATTTATATCTAAATTTATATAATGATGTACGATGTCAGATAAAAGTATATCGATGCAAGATACACAGAAGTCAGATAAGAACCACATAGACGGAACAAATAAGCAGGTAGTACCCAACTGACAATTTGAAAGTAAATATTTGTCAATTGATGGTCTAAAATGGTTCACAATGAAAAGTCtaatatttgttttaaaaCGAAATCCTGAAAACCTACTTAGAAAATCATTACTTAAGTAAAATACTACCTTAACCTCTTACCGTATACCAAACCATATTTGGCTGCAAAAgcctcataatttttttttagtatgttaaaagacttttttttccaaaaccaACTTTGAATACTAAATGTACATTTCTTCGTGTAATGGAgcgtattttttattgtctTGTAAGTATGTGCAAAGATGATGTCAGATCTTCCTGTTTTACCGATCTATTCAGCAAACTGAATTTTTACATCTTCTTTTCTGTTCCCGGATGttgaaatcattcaaaattatatGAGATGCCAAAGTTTACAACTGAACTTatgtgaaaaaggaaaaaccatAGTAAAAAGATTTATATGATTGAAATAGAATAAGAATATTGAAGTCAGCTGCTGACTCGGCTTTTGgctttttattcatatttactcTCAATTGCaagaagtttttcaaattaccaCAGAAGTATCTGTCATGAACAATCATAAGCTATCGTTTTGAAGATTTTGGAGTGATTTTAACAATCAGGAGGggaaattgtaaaatacagTTTACTGACTCGATCGATAAGATTGTCTAAATATCTTCCACTTGGCCTTAATTTCTGATAAGCAGTACCATAATTATTAGAATATGactaaaaaatctttcatatttttgtcAATACTATAGCTAACATGCTTTTACATATGTGAATATTCTCTGATacgtttgaaattataaaatacaacAAGTCGCACAAAGTTTACACTTAGGAATACATATACAGTTGACATTGGTAGATCAGTATCAAAACATCTGGGGAATATGGAAAAAccaataatatttgaatttgtagATGTGTAGACGATTTTAGTGACGTGGTCAACATAACATATAAGCAGAGGTAAAATGAAAGTCATATGAATGAgtataaattatcatttctATGAGTTCATTTACAAACAAATTAGATATTCAGTAATTTGatattaaatgtaaaaaaatataatataaatagatTATAACAACAGACACAATAAAGAAAAGTAATTTAATAGATTGGCTAACATGATGGAAGAATGGAActaactgataaaaaaaaaaaaaaaaacatcaatgGACGAAAACAAAACAGTTAGAAACATTctggaattttattatcataaattgaaaagtttaaaTCATATTATATCAACAATTGACGACATCACGAGCCAGTAACAATTATGGTATTAGTACATAAAATGTTAAgcaggcgaaaaactgttcTCTGTACATACGAGATATTTCATTATCTCATCACATGACAATTATGACTGTGAAGaacagagaagaaaagagagaaccAATGGCAGACATCGAAAACGAAATACTTTTTGTTATACTGGCAAACTTAGCCTTTAAACGAAGAGACGAAAATACGATCTAACTTAATAATTGTGAATAGATGCGAATTTGTAGTGGATATGAACGAAAAGGAGTCAGGGGTTGGTAGAAACAAATTATATTGGCAACGGAACGATATAACGGAGTATGCAAGATGGCGTCTAacgttaaataaaaatggcgCATAGGTGAACTTACCAATTACTGGAAATTAAACTTGGCATGTCTTCGTTTTTACTACGTTCACAATTACTTAACGCCTGACTGGCTCTAATACTCATACTTCTTCTTTCGTAAAATCTTGGCGGATTGAGTTTCACTGCGTCGAgcagaattttgattttttctggaGACACTGAGTCGGTACTTTACTTGCTTGCTGATTCGGAGCGATTGTTAAATTCTCCCCGAACATTCTATCCTTCTACGTGTACTTTGACGTCATCGTCCGATTACGAGACTGAGACTGCGCGTCGCGCATGCGCCTAAAACAAGTCGTTTGCAAACTACGACTCATATGACGGAGGGCACTGCCGTGATCATCGATAAAGTTACAAGTGGTAAATGGCggaaatattatgaaaaactttctgaatttttttcaaatttatgatCTACGATCGCATCTGGATGTTGCATTCGACTTAGACAATACAGATGTCGGCGTGTATCATTGAAGTATTTCGTTAGAAACTAGTCCAATGGTAGAAACTAGGTACCAAAGTCCTCTAGTAGTAACAGTCTTTGAACATCTTTACTAAACAAATAGAAACTAATGAAGATGCACGGCATAAGCTAACTGTTGTCAAGCTTACATATGAACCACAGAAGTTTAACAATCCAATATATGAGAAGCGTAATGTTTTGTATTTATCTTACATCAGATAAATTTTCTCTGCTTCACCCTTGTACAGAGATATGAATTGGCAAAAATGAGAATTTCTATATGCATACTATtagtttattataaatattataacagCTAGAGATATTTGAATGCAGAAACGAGATGTTTTACAATCATCTTGAGTTaagtttttattctattaAGATAGATTTAAATATTACGATTATACATTGCAAATGAGGAGCACCTGAGAAATGCTCCTATTGATGGCTGCATCTCAGCCACTAAGAATATGTACGATTCAGTTTCCATCATTTGAATTATAGCATGGAAGATTGGTTTGAGATGAAGGGTATTCGGTCAAGGCACCATACTTTATTAGCTAGGTTACTagtcaaataattgaaatgattttctttcttatttgttttttttgttttttt from Diprion similis isolate iyDipSimi1 chromosome 3, iyDipSimi1.1, whole genome shotgun sequence includes:
- the LOC124404183 gene encoding LOW QUALITY PROTEIN: ornithine decarboxylase antizyme 1 (The sequence of the model RefSeq protein was modified relative to this genomic sequence to represent the inferred CDS: deleted 1 base in 1 codon), producing the protein MVPKPSGMSSKYMEEGMYEGMRQQQQHYCITLGVGPLWWSDAPHAALSVSTVNTESRGVGIKQSQLSVSSQIVQENELLNELKKHESMRITFALQLTESTCVKWETVVWKGCLYIQVPSCLLPEGSKEGFVSLLEYAEETLNCTNVVVCLRKDRSDRAMLVRTFMFLGFTVLPPTHALVPPGNDSGNLYMLYAIE